Part of the Citrus sinensis cultivar Valencia sweet orange chromosome 2, DVS_A1.0, whole genome shotgun sequence genome, TAGCACAGCACCTATATGCATCACAAAAGTGGATTCCGTGAATTGtttaaattggaaaatggtAATGCATGGTCAATGCATCGCAAGATCCAACTATTCAAGTGTCTCACAAATGCTTCTCAGTATATTCATGGTATTAATGCATCAAATGCACATTATCTTCTTTGATTTCGAACATTTACAACATAATTGATATTTCACATGTAACAATGTATCCTTCTTCcataataatgcaaacaaataaacaaaatttattcaagtcaCAATCTATGTAAACCACCTACTGGAATCATTCTTTACAATTAACAAAGAACAAACCATGCAATCGCCACAAGTAAAATTTCGGTTTAAAACCACAATACACAATCATCCAGCATATTCTATAGAATGGAGATTCTCACCTTGTCATCTACATCAGTGAAATTCCGAACATAAGTGACTTCACACTTTAGATGTTCTAAGTATCTGCAGAATTCAGTTCACATTAAGCAAGGATGAAGTTTCACGTATCAACACCAAACCCTTTGAAACTATTGCCAGTgcatggaaaagaaaaaaagagtaagATAAAACAATTGTGACTCAATTAACAAATCCACTAACAGATAATGACCCAAAAAAGGAATGAAACTAAATTCAGTATTGAATTGAACTCAAAGCCTCAGGGTCCACATCTTTCCAAcaagaaatcatccaaaaaAGCTCTTCTTTCAACCTAAGTTAAGAACATTTTTAGGTTGACAAAAGTAGAGAATAAAAGTTGTCACCAAAGACCAAACTCACAGCAATCTACAACTCCAAAATTGTGCATACATTTCCATGCAGAAATAATCTACCAAAATCATACCATTTAATGTCCACTTACACACTATTCATAATTTGACACAACATAATCCTGATTGTTTCTAGCTTAACATTTATATCATTTGAaacataaaaagataattaaccGTTCAGTAACATTGTATCAGCTCCCTATCTGAGTTCGCCTGATCTTGTTTCATGTGTCATTATAACATGGTAGGgttagaatttaatttcttttacattCTTATCTAGTATatcaagtttcaattttttgttttgtttttgaatgGCTAAAGTACCATAAATTCAATAACAGAGTAGCATTagcttttattcaataattcaCTATATGTGTTGAATCAACAAAAGAGTTAACATATAAATGAATATCATAATTCgattaaaattcaattcagctgaaaagaaaaaaagtgcgCTTATTAATCTGAAAAGAAGAATACCTGTAAAGAAGGTCAAATGAAACGGCGGCGCGAGCGTGGCCGAGGTGGCTGAGATCGTAAGCTGTGACGCCACAGACATACATGCCAACTTTGCCGCGAACAATCGGCGTGAATAGCTCCTTCTGTTGCGTCATCGAATTGTAAATCTTCAATGTCAAGTCCATTTTCGGAGCGGCAACAGTCCCGGTTTCCTTCGATGCCTCCATTATGAATTTAGAGAGACCCTAACCCTAAAAACCTGATTACGCAGAAACGCACCGAAAAGACTCAACGTTACACTTGTGCTGAGAAGAGAGTATACAATCTACTGCTGCCGGGTCTAGAGTAGAAGCCTACCCTTTTCCCTGTTATTTCATATATTACCCATTTTACCCTCATATTTGGGGTGGGGAGGTGGGGAAGGCCGTGGAGTAAGTCCGTCCGttataacagaaaaaaaaaaaaaaaaaaaaaccgatgtcggaaaataaattttttgaaatttaattctttgtcCAAAGCCAAAccataattaaacaattactgaaattaaaatttatcgcaaacaaagaaaaaaataaataagccaaatataaagtaaaaatatcagTTCTCACAAAGTTTATTTATCACAGTTTCTTCCGCTAGCACGTTAGGAAGAATGCGCTGTCCAATGGAGGCGATCTTTAAGGAAATTTGAAGAGCGTTCGGAATGTGTCTTTCAGGCACGACGGTGGAATATGCGGCTGGCTGGACTTAAGAGAAAACTAGAAGGAAAATTTTCAGTAAGGGAAAAAGTTATTGCTGTTGGGTGTCTGTCAGTCTGTGGTTCTGAATTTGGCCAGATTTGGGGATTTGTAATTTCCAATCTTGAGTAAGGAACTTTTTCAAAGTGTACGCAGTACGCTAATTAGTTAAAATTCCGTCGTGGGGTCATCAAATATTCAATGGATTtggtataatttttatatttcatattaaaaagTTGTTTCGTTTTGctttacatttttcttaatatgtTCCAGAATTGTCTGATACGCGAATATATGATTTAGATGAGcataaaatttatgcaatGCTATATAAAATCTAAggtgaattaaaaaaacagtGGCGCGCAAGTGTAAGGGTCACTCTTTAACTGGCTGAATCGGTTGGAAAATAATTGACGCCTAGTCGTCAGGGTTTAAAAAGcagtacattttttttttttttggaaaaattatcAGTGATACTCTAAGTTTATCCAATTACtacaaatattatcaaaattttaaatttattctatttacACCCActttatataaaagaaattgattatttttgccGGCATTAATTTACAGATTGTTTATTTCTACAATAAAAACCCAGTCGGCAGCTAAAAACAACTTCCATTACCAACTTTTGAGCTTTATCGAAATTCATCAATCATCATCCAATTCCAATTCCACTTTAATTTTACTTTCGCTTGATAGCTTATTCGATAACATGATATCAATTCACATTCTATTCTCATAAATCCAACCTAAAAAAGGAAGGTTGAGCAAATAACCATTTacattttatgataaaatttgttGAAGAATGAAGATAACTGCACGCACTGcaggaataaattttatccacAAGTGAAGGTATGCCGGCTAGCTTTTACGAACAGTAAGAGAAAGTTGTGGCTATTCAGTAATTCCATCACCCACAATCCCGTGgatctttcattttctattaCATAATATAGACAGAATGAACGAACATCCACGGGTCTTTACATGTTAAGGAAAAATACGAGAAAGAGATAGATCTCCAAATCGTTTATGGCCATATAAAAAAACGCGTTGTTTTTGCAGGTAGCGCTACCTGCagctaatttattttgagcTGTGTTCAACATTTTCAGCACAATTGATTCAAATTCACATATCAGTAGGAcaaggataaaaatatatttctacTCATTCTGTCGCAAACAAAGGTGACTTGTGCTCCAAGGGTAACAATGTGGTTTGTACACCAGCCTAACATGCTTTCTAAGAGAAAGACAATTTAGCGAAAAGCCTTACTTGTTCTccacttttgatttttcactcTCTTCCCATGCCTTGATGAAAAAGGACTCGCTTTTCCTTTTCAACCTCTATGAGAGCAACATCCGAAAGAACATAACATGAAACCACAAATTATTCATGTAGGAACTTCCGTATATTCAATGCAAATGGAATCATTTCATTGTGTgctcaacaaaatattttcacaaaaacCACGCCACCTTTCATTTAAAGCGTTGCCATAGTCACAATAGATGGAAATGATGTCATTTTACATCCGGAGCCCAAAATTAAGTAAGTGTTCAAGAGACCTGGGATTCATAGCTTTCAATTATAGCAAAAATGGAAATTACATGCCATGGATCCCACTCAGGAATGCCATTACTGCTTTCTTCTTACACATTCAACCTCTAATCGGTTACGGAGCCCTTTCAATGGTGAAATTGCAAATGAAAACACAAGATATCTTCAATAACACAAACAACTTAAATCTTCTGTACGAACATCATCCAACACCTCTTCATTGTATTTGTGTAAAATTAGCCATATACGTTTGATAAGTACAACCGTAGCCACAaaaatttgggaaaaaaatttcctttctctttttttttattaattttattaaaaattttgaaaatgtattTGCGATTACAGAGCTAAGTTGACACAGAAAtcacataaatttgaaatcgTATTTGTGATTATAGAGCTAAATTGACACAGAAATCACATAACAACCACTAATTTCTACATGCAATGGCTTATGTTTGAGGAATGAAATAGGATGACCAAGATAAGGTGTTTACTCATACATTATCGTGCTCTTCTCAAAGTAAAAGTGAGCAAATGGTTGAGCAGATCATCTCGACTAAGATGTTATTTGGTGACTTTAAGCACATCACCTCGACTAATatgttattggtcacctcgaccagaatCATATGTGATGACCTCAagcacatcacctcgaccaggatgttattggtcacctcgaccaaaataatatgtggtgacctcgagcacatcacctcgaccaggatgttattggtcacctcAAGCAAATCATCCCGACCAAGAGGTTACCAGGAAGCACGACttagtcaaaacattttcTCCGAAATATTAAGGATCATATTCTTAATGGGCTGAAAATTAGtagttttcttaaaaattctaGGGGAGAGGATAAAAACCACTATAATTTCCTATAAAAACCCTAGGGAAGGGGAAGGAAAATGGgggatatatttatttctcgCTGGCTGGGCAACTGAACCCATTGgacctttttctctctctaccactaggaaatttctctttctcttatgatttctttttctttaagatTGATTATTTCTACTGTTTTCccataaatttacttattatttctACTGTTTTCCCATAAATTTACTTAAGCTTTTTGTTTAAAGCATTCATAATTAAGCCACGCGAATTATGGTACAAGTTTTTCCAAATAAACCCAAATcgctgacttgagcgtcggaggatTTTTGCTGGAAAAACTTTCGGCGTCCCCTGACTGTTCTTTGTACTCGCATGCTCGCGGGttgtctgctcatggattATCTGTTCATGAATGTTTTGCTCATAGTCTGATGATCTTCTTGGAGATCAACCAACAGCTTCccaccaaataaatttaatgttgatgCATAGATCTGAAATCGAGTCACCAACCAACTCATCCGGACTTCGGCATCAACAGCTTATTTAGCTCTTATTGTGTAAACAAGTTCGAATCACACTAAACACACATGCACCAAGTCCTTCAAAACAACTTCAAatccatttcatttttaatgaaaaatcaacTAAAAATTACATGCAATGAGTTGAATCGAAGACTCACCCTTTATATGTGGTTCGATGACAGTCGCGAGTAGGAAGTCTGCAGTTGCCGACGATTGTCACTCGACGGCACTATTTTCCCACCACCCGGCGCTTTAGTCGTTCATCCCTCTGCTTCGAAGATGTGGGTTCGTCGATTTGTGTGAGTTTTTAGGAAAAGAAAGGAACCCATTTTTGGCTTGTCCAGATGAAAGGGAAGATACATAGGAACTGGTTAGTTGCCTGTTTCagtaaaatttcaaatgaacCCATTGgacctttttctctctctcacaaGCTACCAAATGAAATGGTAAATACATTCATACTTTCTCTCAAATGTTAATACGAAGAACCTCAGGGGACGTCCCTGAAAATTAACCGGCCGAAGCTATCGAACGGAATCTCCGCTGTTGGACTACCTGCTATCTAGTTTCGCAGCTATCCTCTAATTCTGTCAACGACACGTGGTGTAATATCACTGCAAAGCTGGCCATTTCACAGTCCATTACGTACACTACGCTCATCTCTTTGCTTTGGATATTACACCCAGAGGCGGATCCATTAGTGGGCTATACCGGGCTGTAGCCCGGtatagaaaaggaaaaaaaatcaaatatgttagttaaaattacaatcatgccactaataattaattacaagaGTGCCattgaaactaaaaaaaaggaaagaatctTTACCTAAttcactttttctttactCTCAACCGACAACAATTCTCAAAgccaagaattaaaaaaatcgatTGTCCTCTTCACGATTCTTCATCTGCTTCGTCTTCCAATTTCTTGGGCTTTGCATGTTTTTCTACTGGTATGCTTTCACAACTTatataaaaatcttatttttttgtgatgtATTTTACTAGTTTGctctatattttattttgattcattattttgaatttgtaattgGCTATTTAGTTTTTGTGATTGGTTTTGCTGATTTGCTCtgtaatttgttttgattcattagtttgtaaagtttcaattttgattGCTACCCATATATGTCCTGGTAAAACTCAagcaaattgaatttaatagttgtacaacttttaaaatggaattattaattgtttaataattaaattatttgattggcttaataattaaagatgaaaaaaaattaaattgtttaatttatttaagcatGCTAATTAAGCttgtatattattttgaatatttgattggcttttttttaataagttttgtgatttattagtttgagttgatttattatggttattttttcactaataattttttttataatggaaaagatgaaaaaaattgaattgtttaatttatttaagcatGCTAATTAAGcttgtaaattgtaattattaattaatttattaattcttatgtAGTTTCATGTTATGGTAATTTATAGGTTATAATGTCCGATAAATCCAAGCCGATGAAAACTCTACTTTCATTCTTTGCCAAAGTAAATGGCGGTCAATCATCAAATGAAACAAGTTCTCCGTGCAATATTGATGCCTCAAGTTCTCTTAAATCTCAAAGAGCTGAATTTGAGAAAGTTGATACTCCAACTAGTATTGACACCCCTTATTTAGAACGTGATCCCGAATTACGCTTCTCAATCAAAACTTATCCTATTGATAAACGAGAAGATGTACGGATGGCGTACATAAATATGGGACCATTCCAACCCGAGCTACAAAAATACCCACCAACTAAACATGGTATGCAAAATCGTcgatttcaattttcttggtTCTCAAAATTTCCTCGGCTTGAGTATTCCTTGTCAAAAGATAAAGCATTTTGTTTTCcatgctttcttttttatgatacATCAACTAAGTTTGATGCATTCATTGTTGATGGTTGTCAAAATTGGAAGTATGTTTCTTGTGACAAAAAATGTCCTTTTGCACTGCATGAAGGGAGTCATGGTTCTTTTCACAATGCCGCCATGGAAAAATGGAGCAATTTAAAGGAtccatgtaaacatattgataaaagaatgaatgcacaatcttcacaaCAAGTTTTAGAGAATATGTTGCGGCTAAAAACCTCAATAATAGCTACCAAGTGGTTAGCAAAACAAGCTTGTGCTTTTAGAGGTCATGATGAGTCAGTTAATTCTCTTAATCGtggaaattttattgaattaatcaAGTTGTTAGCAACAATGAATGAGGAGATTAATAAGGTTGTGTTAGAAAATGCTCCTAAAAATGCCCAATACATAGCACCGAATATTCAAAAGGAGTTATTGAGTATTCTTGCTAATAAAGTACGATACAAGATTCGGGAGGAAATTGGAGATGctaaattttgtattcttgTTGATGAAGCACTTGATGAATCTCACAAAGAACAAATGGCTATTATTTTGAGATTTGTTGATTGTGATGGGTTTATTAGAGAGCGTTTCTTTGAAGTTGTGAATGTTGATGACACAAAGGCCTCTACTCTTAAAAATGAGATATGTAATGTGCTTGTTCGGTACAATcttttagttgaaaatttaaGAGGTCAAGGGTATGATGGTGCTAGTAATATGGCTGGAGAGTGGAATGGATTACaatctttatttcttaatgATTGTCCATATGCTTATTATGTACATTGCTTTGCTCATCGGCTACAACTTATACTAGTTGCAGTATCTAAAGAAGTGCATGAGGtgtggttatttttttctaagttGAGTTCCATTGTCAACTTTGTTAATGCCTCTTCCAAACGTTATTCTGAGTTGAAATATgctaaagagaaagaaattatagaattgaTAGCTTCAGAAGAGCTTGAGACTGGTACAGGTGCTAATCAAGTTCGAACTTTACAAAGGGCGGGAGATACTCATTGGAGCTCACATTTTACTTCAGTTAGTAGGCTTGTTGAGATGTTTGGTGCAACTCTTGAAGTTCTAAGAAAGATGATTAATGATGGGCCCAGTCGAGATATGCGTGGAGAAGCTAAAGGTGCGTATAGAGAAATGAAATCCTTCGAGTTTGTGttcattttacttttgttgCATAGAGTTCTTGGGATCTCTGATATTCTTTGCCGAGCATTACAAGCAAAATCTTTAGACATCTTGAATGCTTTGAATTATATCACAAGTACTAAAAGGCTTTTGCAAGAATTTTGAGATAATGGTTGGGATGATTTTATTAGAAGTGTGGAATCATTTTGTGGAAAGCATGACATTAGTGTGGCTGATATGAGTGTTCGTTATATGGAAGGTACAAGACGCTCTTGTCAACAAAAAGATTATATTACAGTTGAGCATCATTATCactttgatatatttaatgatgtAATAGATTTTCAATTGACAGAGATAAATAGCAGGTTCCCAGAGCAAACTATGGAACTCCTTACTCTAAGCTCGGCTTTGGATCCAATCGATgggtttaaattatttgatatagaTCGTATTTGTTGTCTTGCTGAGAAATTTTATCCTCATGATTTCACTGCAAAtgagatttttgttttgagaaGAGAATTGGAGCATTACAAGTTTGATGTGCTTTCTCATCCACTTTTTCAACAAGTTGCATCACTTTCTGAGTTATGTCGACGATTAATTGAAACAAAGAAGTCACAACACTATTTCTTGATTGATAGATTAATTCGTCTAGTGTTGACTCTTCCAGTGTCTACAGCCACAACAGAGCGTGCATTTTCAGCCATGAGCCTTATCAAGACATCACTTCGCAATAAGATGAAAAATgagtttctttcaaattgtatGGTTGTCTATGTTGAAAGAGAAATTGCAGATACTATTGTTCCAGAATCCataattgatgaattttattgtttgaagCCGCGAAAagtacaatttttattatatttttgtattgactacatttttattttttatttttatataattattttgtttaaagtaattattatttagtgtAAGATTTCTAATGCTCTTATCTTattatgtgtattttatttttttcttataaaattttatgttcacTTTACAATATAACCTTCCTTTTAAATTTGGCCCGGGGTACTTTCAAATCCTGGATCCGCCCCTGATTACACCAAACACTATTAACACAATAAGAAATGCTCATCTCTTTACTCCACAAATCCGAAGCAACCTTGCTCAAAATCCGTTTTAGTTTCCCTCTAATGCTTTGATCAAGTACTTTGGCCACAGATTAAAGACCATGACGAAGCTGACGACTCTAATATCGGCTACGAACAATTCACGACCGCGAGGTAAGAGAGAGTACTGGCCGGTGACTTTCGTCTGCGACCGGCCAATCATCCCACTGTTTTCAAGCCGCGAATGAGGTATGATCAATGCATGTTAGGTTTATTCGCTGAAATTGGTAGTCTTGGTGAAAAATTTGAGGAATGGATCTTGAAAATGGTTTAAGATTTTTGCTGttgcttcaatttttttttcccattgtTTAACGTTAGTTGTAGTTAAACGAGTACTGCAAAAGCATGTTGAAGATAAAGCTAGGTGTCTCTGCTGCCTtgtgattgattgattgatagAAAATGGGTCTTGAAAATTGTTTGAGATTTTTAGTTGTttcttctgatttttttttttttttcccacagATTCATGATAGTTATAGTTAAATTAAACATGAGAATGCATGTTGAAGATAGCTTGAAGTGCATATAGGCGCTATTCTTGAAGGATACACGGCTTTATTGGGGCATGCACTGAAATTATGAAGTAGGGGTTATTGAATGTGGAAAACTAGAATAGATTTGTGATAGGATAATTATATTGACCTGAAGCATATTACTATTAAACGTGGACTCTTGCATTAAAATCCTGCAAATTGTTGTCTTTCAATTCATAATGTTTAATATCATTTACTTCACTGTTGTTTCTTCAACTTAACTGTTTTgacattttgtttataatgCAGTTTCAGATCATGGCCCCACTCAGGTTCAATAAGGGTACACAGTCGTCACTTAAGTCCGAAATTGGATTGGTCAAGCATGACAAGTGAAGCACACTAGGAGGCTGAATTGCATGCCAAGGAGCATATCCTTTGCTGGTGACATTTTCCAGATCGTATTAAGTCAGCTTTATAAAAGGCAAACTCTTGCAGActccatttgaaatatatgAAGCATGGAGGATTGTTAATCCAAGTCCATACATGACTTAGTTACAAGTTTGCCTACTTTTCCTTAATACTATTTGTTTGGAGAAACAATATTTAGTTTCCAAgcttttttggttatttatttatttctctaaTCATACTAGATGCTGTATACTGGTTGCTTCTAGCCCAGAAATTCTTACCTGTGTGAAGAAGGTTAGTAATACTGGAAGGAATTTGGGATGAttgatttcacattttttttcttctttccccTTAAGTTTTGATTTTAGGAATACATAATGACCATACAAGATTTGTTTCCCACTCTGTGCTTCTACAAGTTGACCCtggatttataattttctactactagaatttttatttgcattGCTGTGATGATTGCGGATGTTCACCTTTTATAGAGAA contains:
- the LOC102623386 gene encoding uncharacterized protein LOC102623386 isoform X1, with the translated sequence MSDKSKPMKTLLSFFAKVNGGQSSNETSSPCNIDASSSLKSQRAEFEKVDTPTSIDTPYLERDPELRFSIKTYPIDKREDVRMAYINMGPFQPELQKYPPTKHGMQNRRFQFSWFSKFPRLEYSLSKDKAFCFPCFLFYDTSTKFDAFIVDGCQNWKYVSCDKKCPFALHEGSHGSFHNAAMEKWSNLKDPCKHIDKRMNAQSSQQVLENMLRLKTSIIATKWLAKQACAFRGHDESVNSLNRGNFIELIKLLATMNEEINKVVLENAPKNAQYIAPNIQKELLSILANKVRYKIREEIGDAKFCILVDEALDESHKEQMAIILRFVDCDGFIRERFFEVVNVDDTKASTLKNEICNVLVRYNLLVENLRGQGYDGASNMAGEWNGLQSLFLNDCPYAYYVHCFAHRLQLILVAVSKEVHEVWLFFSKLSSIVNFVNASSKRYSELKYAKEKEIIELIASEELETGTGANQVRTLQRAGDTHWSSHFTSVSRLVEMFGATLEVLRKMINDGPSRDMRGEAKEINSRFPEQTMELLTLSSALDPIDGFKLFDIDRICCLAEKFYPHDFTANEIFVLRRELEHYKFDVLSHPLFQQVASLSELCRRLIETKKSQHYFLIDRLIRLVLTLPVSTATTERAFSAMSLIKTSLRNKMKNEFLSNCMVVYVEREIADTIVPESIIDEFYCLKPRKVQFLLYFCIDYIFIFYFYIIILFKVIII
- the LOC102623386 gene encoding uncharacterized protein LOC102623386 isoform X4 is translated as MSDKSKPMKTLLSFFAKVNGGQSSNETSSPCNIDASSSLKSQRAEFEKVDTPTSIDTPYLERDPELRFSIKTYPIDKREDVRMAYINMGPFQPELQKYPPTKHGMQNRRFQFSWFSKFPRLEYSLSKDKAFCFPCFLFYDTSTKFDAFIVDGCQNWKYVSCDKKCPFALHEGSHGSFHNAAMEKWSNLKDPCKHIDKRMNAQSSQQVLENMLRLKTSIIATKWLAKQACAFRGHDESVNSLNRGNFIELIKLLATMNEEINKVVLENAPKNAQYIAPNIQKELLSILANKVRYKIREEIGDAKFCILVDEALDESHKEQMAIILRFVDCDGFIRERFFEVVNVDDTKASTLKNEICNVLVRYNLLVENLRGQGYDGASNMAGEWNGLQSLFLNDCPYAYYVHCFAHRLQLILVAVSKEVHEVWLFFSKLSSIVNFVNASSKRYSELKYAKEKEIIELIASEELETGTGANQVRTLQRAGDTHWSSHFTSVSRLVEMFGATLEVLRKMINDGPSRDMRGEAKD
- the LOC102623386 gene encoding uncharacterized protein LOC102623386 isoform X3 produces the protein MSDKSKPMKTLLSFFAKVNGGQSSNETSSPCNIDASSSLKSQRAEFEKVDTPTSIDTPYLERDPELRFSIKTYPIDKREDVRMAYINMGPFQPELQKYPPTKHGMQNRRFQFSWFSKFPRLEYSLSKDKAFCFPCFLFYDTSTKFDAFIVDGCQNWKYVSCDKKCPFALHEGSHGSFHNAAMEKWSNLKDPCKHIDKRMNAQSSQQVLENMLRLKTSIIATKWLAKQACAFRGHDESVNSLNRGNFIELIKLLATMNEEINKVVLENAPKNAQYIAPNIQKELLSILANKVRYKIREEIGDAKFCILVDEALDESHKEQMAIILRFVDCDGFIRERFFEVVNVDDTKASTLKNEICNVLVRYNLLVENLRGQGYDGASNMAGEWNGLQSLFLNDCPYAYYVHCFAHRLQLILVAVSKEVHEVWLFFSKLSSIVNFVNASSKRYSELKYAKEKEIIELIASEELETGTGANQVRTLQRAGDTHWSSHFTSVSRLVEMFGATLEVLRKMINDGPSRDMRGEAKGAYREMKSFEFVFILLLLHRVLGISDILCRALQAKSLDILNALNYITSTKRLLQEF
- the LOC102623386 gene encoding uncharacterized protein LOC102623386 isoform X2, with the protein product MSDKSKPMKTLLSFFAKVNGGQSSNETSSPCNIDASSSLKSQRAEFEKVDTPTSIDTPYLERDPELRFSIKTYPIDKREDVRMAYINMGPFQPELQKYPPTKHGMQNRRFQFSWFSKFPRLEYSLSKDKAFCFPCFLFYDTSTKFDAFIVDGCQNWKYVSCDKKCPFALHEGSHGSFHNAAMEKWSNLKDPCKHIDKRMNAQSSQQVLENMLRLKTSIIATKWLAKQACAFRGHDESVNSLNRGNFIELIKLLATMNEEINKVVLENAPKNAQYIAPNIQKELLSILANKVRYKIREEIGDAKFCILVDEALDESHKEQMAIILRFVDCDGFIRERFFEVVNVDDTKASTLKNEICNVLVRYNLLVENLRGQGYDGASNMAGEWNGLQSLFLNDCPYAYYVHCFAHRLQLILVAVSKEVHEVWLFFSKLSSIVNFVNASSKRYSELKYAKEKEIIELIASEELETGTGANQVRTLQRAGDTHWSSHFTSVSRLVEMFGATLEVLRKMINDGPSRDMRGEAKVSTATTERAFSAMSLIKTSLRNKMKNEFLSNCMVVYVEREIADTIVPESIIDEFYCLKPRKVQFLLYFCIDYIFIFYFYIIILFKVIII